CTGTCGACGAGGCGGGGCAGAGCGGAAGCGCGAGCCCCCTCAGTGACGTAAGCCGCCTCCTCCAATCACAGCTCTCTCCCGCGAGGTAAATGCGGGCCGGCAACGCCGGGCCTTTGTCTTGCGCCGCGGGGCACGGCGCGAGCGGGCGGCGGCGGGTGAGTGCGCGGTGCGTCTCTGTGGCAACGCGGCCCCGTGGCAacgcggccgggccggggccgcgcTGAGGTACGGCGATCCGGGGCACGGCCGGGCTGAGGCCTCGGTGCCCAGGGGCGCTCGCGGTGTTTGCCGGCCCCTTCCTAACGCTGTCCGGGTGGGTACCGGGCCCGCGGACCGGGCTGCGGTGTGGGGAGCCGCCTCGAGGGAGCGGTCCGTGCTGCCGCCTTCATCGGAACCGGCTGCCGGGGCGGTGGCGGCTTCGGAGgcgctgctgctgttgtgccgTCGGGTGAGACGGGCGCCTCGTTCGGGCCTCATCGCGTTCGTACGCTGCTGCGTTTCGTCCATCGGCCCgaagcactgctgctccagcctGCGGTGTCTCGGGCTCTCCCGGAGGGAAGGCTCTTCTATCTGTGTGTCACGCTGCGCTGCCCTACCGGAACGTAACCCCTGcggggctgctggtgggagggctgCCTGCTGAAGGGCAGGGCTGGACGGGTGACCTATGGTCTCAATAGGTGCTTCCTCCCACATTTGGTGCGCTGGTCTGCTGGACTGCGGCTCTGGGTGGCAGAAGTGGTGTTTGCTTGGGCTCGGAGTACGACCCAGCCCCAGGTGGAGCCTTAAATCCAGGTGGGATCCGGTAATGCAGCTGTTTGTTCCGTGGGTCTCTGTTTCCAGCTGACCTCcccagcaggaggaggaggggtgAAGCTGCCCCAAGTTCTTTAGTCATGACCTCAGGCCTGGAGTTCTGGGGTCTATCTCGTCCCTCACCCCACCTTCAGAGATGTTTGGGTAGGTGCAGTCGTGCTCTGCTGCTTTAAAGCAAGGATCTGAGCCGTGTGCATTCGGAGCCGTGTGCTGGTTGAATTGCAGAGACGAGCTCTGTATTGAGTGGTTGTTCTGTCAGCTACTGAACCGATGAGAGTACCCAAGCAAAGCCAGCACTTCCAGTCTTGCTTCTTACTGCAGCGGTGTCTCTCGGATTCCTTCAGAAGGCATAGAATTATTCACGTTGAATATCTGAGAACAACAGCCATGCATGTTGAGTGTGAAGCTTGCTGTGCAATTGTGTGTAGGGGAAAACAAACTGCTGGCTAGATGAGGATATTTTACAGGAGGGACTGAGTGCTGTGTcattggaaaagaaatatgtgGAGTGCTGAGCTGTTCTGTACCAAatctcctccagccctgctgtcctGTGGCTGCTGGATCCCTCCCAGGCAGGCTGTTGGGGACTGTGTTTACTCTGAATGTCAGCCAGGAGCCTCAGAGCAAATGAAGCAATACTCCAACCCCTGAAGCACCaacaggcagctgctgggagctcccTCTGCATGTGTAGGACACTGCCTCTTTCAGAGGAGTGGAGTGCTCCAGGATGCCTGCTTTGAGCAGTGACTGTGCTGTGGGATTTCAGTTGCTGAGGGTTTGTAGTGACAGGAgagttaaaatgtttttattttcctctcctctgaGTTCTCCTACAGTGTCATCATACCACAGAAGATGTGGATTGGGTTGGTGCTGCCTTGTCCCTGATTCATGGCTCATCAGGGAGGTGTCTGTATTAGAGACTGTATTGGGGAAAATTAAACTTCCTTATTTTCCTGTAGGCATACTGTCTTCAAAGCATGCTAGAAGGACTGGCttcattgctgttttgttaTGGAGATGAACATGACAAGCTGAGCTTCTCCAAAAAAGGCTTGGGAGGTGCAAGTCTGAGAGCACTTGGTACTTAAATGAATTTTTACATGCTAACCCCTTCCAATGGTAGGAAGATAGTGGGGCTGTAGGACTCTTAACTCTCATTACTTTTCCTACTGCACGGGGCTAACTCATGTCACAGAGCAGTGCATTTTGGTCCTGCATGGTCCTCATCTGTGCTGCCACCTGAACCAGGCTGTCAGGGTGAGAAGGAGAGCTGTCTGAGCACAGGTGGAAATCTCACCCTGGTAATGTgccccagctgtgtgctgtgctgtagcaCACCTGGGGATGTGCCAtcagccccagctgctctgcgggacagagctctgcaggggTTTCCAAGGCACCTGAGAGGGTTAGAAGTAGGTGAGGAACTGGGGGGCAGTTAATTGGTAACTAGCTTGGTTTGTGTTTGCATCTCGTGAGAGTGGAGCTACCGACTGTTCTGCCAGCTCAGGCTCTGTGAGCTTGCTTGGCCTGTTCTCATCTGTTTATCTGGTCTGCTCTCCTCTTGTCCCCAGATGCAGCCCTCCAGGGAGGCCTGAACTCAGCCCTGGGAGATGGGCTGACTCCCTTACAGCCTTGGTTTGCTGAAGAGCCAGCAGGAAGCTCAGCTCCTTGCTCATTTGGCGAGGCTGCCTGTAATTTGGGGGAGTAATCAGCACAAAGCTGATTACAGCTCCATTTTATAAATGGGATGCCTGGATTTATGGCCAAGCCAGAGTGTTCAGCTGGTATAAACCAAGTGTCTTGCTCCTGGCTCTGGGTACCTCTTGTGCATGCTGCTACATcacatgagaaagaaaatctacCTCTGCTTTGGAACATAATCTGTTCTGTTGCAGGGAAGGCTCTTGTGAAAACGTCTGGTGGCTGCTCCTCACCACCCTGCGTGGTGCAGCTGCAAGGCTCCCTGTTGGACTGCTCCATGTTTCCTCCCCATTATTGCTTTTGTTAAGGCAGCTTCCCTCTAAAATCCATCTCTGATTTTGCCTTTCAGTGTCTCTGATCTCCAGAACAGACCAGCAATGCCATCAGTTATGGAGAACTCAGAAGGAGGAGATGAAGGGGAAAGCTTACGCTATGAGGAAATGGAAGACGACAACGTCAGGTGAGTGCTGCTGCCCTTGTCTGGTAatgtggcacagagctgggttTGGGCAAGGCAGGGCATATCAAACTCAAGTTCAGTGATCTCCTTGCTCATCTGTAGACTTCTCTAGCTGAAAACTAGTCCAGCCAGGACCGAGGCTGCCCTGCAGTTGGAGGTGAACATTCCTACAGAGTAGGAACAAATGCAAAGGCTGTTCTTGTAGGGTGGTGTATCACAGAGaggccagagttggaagggacctcaaggatcacgaagctccaaccccctgccacatgcaggaccaccgACCTCCACATTGAATAccagcccagggccccatccaacctggccctgaacacctccagggatggacggggcatcacagcctctctgggcagctgttccagcacctcaccactctctctgtcaagaacttccccctgacacaGAGCAAGTTCTGCAGAACTTCTTCAAAGTTGCACAAAACTGTTTGGTTATCCCTCCAAACAACAAATAGCTGCGCTCAAAGCATTCCAAATTgtgctttaaaaggaaaattttcctCATATGAAAATGAGAAGGGTGAGTAGGGTGGTTCCAGAATACTGAAGTGAGCTGATTGATTGCTCTTTGACTTGATGGGCTCAGCTTCATGAGAGGTTAATGCTCCCTGGCTCTCCTGTTGTGTTCAAGTCTTGTCTAGCCTGTTACTTGCATGAGTACGGAGCgttcaaaatgtcttttttacAGCTAACGTAAACGTGCTGTCTGTAGCAAACCAGCCATAAAAACAGGGTAAGGTGCACTGTGGCATCATTTTGTGGGTGTAGGTGTTGATAACTGTACTGAGTTCCAGGTACGTGCAGTGGCTGTGATCCAAGATCATCAGTTTTTTAGAAGGAGAGCTTGTGGAAACATGCAAAACCAGCGTATTTCAGAATGAATACCTCTTGTTTTTAAGAGTGTTCCTGCCCTGCTTTGTCAGTGGGTTCTCATCTTTTCTCCAgtggttgctcagagaggttgtggatgccccatctctggaggcattcaaggccaggttggatgtggctctgggcagcctgctctgctggttggcgacctgcacacagcagggggttggaactggatgatgtTTGAAGTCCTCTCTGTGATGATTATTGCAGTACCCTTGGTGCCCCAGTCAGAAAAGCTCAAGTTCTGCCTGTGTGTGTCCATCTGCTCCTACTCAAGGCTGTCTTCTGCAAAGAGACCAAGAAGTATAGGAGCAAGGCCCTGCTGCTCTTTATCCTGTCCTGGTAGTTGCGCTCTTGATACGCTCAGGGTCTCCTTTAGTGTTGTTGTGGCTCAGGGTTGGAAGTGAAAGCACCAGTGCAAGGAATTGAGAATCCTTCACAATTTCTCCAGCATCCTGGAGCCCCTGCTCAGCACCAGGGCTCCTGGGTGAAGTCTGGCTCAGATGGGAGCCCTGACTGCTGTCACCCTGACACTTCCTGGGGGTGATGCTGgttgcagccagcagggctgggccgAGGGATCCCTGCTCTGAACCTGCACCAGACGAGGCCTGGGATGGTGAGGCTGCAGGGTCCCTCCAAACTCAGCAAGGACAAACTCATGACTGTATGTGGGAGTGGAGTGAAAGGAGCTCTCCCTGCTTGCCTGCAGCCCGACTGAcctttcagagctgctgaaggaggGGACTAAGGAGTCCCACGACCGTGCAGAGAATACTCAGTTTGTCAAAGACTTCCTGAAAGGACGGATCAAGAAGGAGCTCTTCAAGGTGAGTGTGGCTCTGCTGCCTTGGCAGAGAAACTCTTTGTTGTACTTGATGACTACAGCTGGGGACTTGCTGAGGCAGAACACCACAGGCCCATGTGTAGGGGGTAGACTGGGGGTGAGGGGTAGGGGGGGAACTGGTTTCTAGATGGCATGGCTGAATGGTGACCACTACTGGAgggccctgtgctgctcagtgtgtCTCAGAGCTGGAACTCGGGATGGTGAGGAGCATACTGGCCCAGAACAATTTCACTTAGGTGGAAGTGCTGTGTTTCTGGCTActcagggcagctgcagcacatgTACCAATGGCAAAAGCTGTGTGCTTGTGGATCAAAAGCTGTGTGGGCTTACAGCACTCATTTCAGGCTctggttgttgttttctgtagaTTTCAGgtcagtgttttctgttctgagcaGAAGAGATGATGTGGGGCACAGTCAGTCTTTGGCTGTTGGTGTGAATGGTACCTTTAGGATGCAGCTGGTCCTGTGCCTAGTACAGGCTCTCCAGGTCTTGTGTCCACCCTGGGGTTTCCTTGTGTAGCCCTGTTCCATGAAGGGATGGAGTAGTCACAAGGTGCAATAGAGCAAGCAACTTACATTCACTGTGCTTTGTCCACAGCTGGCTACCACAGCACTTTACTTCACATACAGTGCTTTGGAAGAGGAAATGGATCGCAATAAGGACAACCCAGTGTTTGCTCCTCTGTATTTCCCTCTAGAGCTTCACCGGAAAGAAGCGTTGATTAAAGACATGAAATATTTCTATGGGGAAGATTGGAAAGAGAAGATACAGTGTTCAGATGCAACTCAGCAATATGTGGACAGAATCCATCATGTGGGACAGCATGAGCCTGAGTTGCTGGTGGCTCATGCTTACACACGCTACATGGGGGACCTCTCAGGTGGCCAAGTGCTGAAGAAGGTAGCCCAGAGGGCCCTCAAGTTGCCCATTACTGAGGAAGGGATCCAGTTCTACACGTTTGAGAACATTTCCAATGCACAGAAGTTCAAGCAGCTGTATAGAGCAAGGCTGAATGCTCTAGACTTGGACAAGAACTGCAAGGAACGGATCGTGGAAGAGGCCAACAGAGCTTTCAGATTTAACATGGAGGTACTAAATCCTTTGTGCCCTTATACGCAGTGGTTTGGATGAGAGACCAGATGAAGGGATTCTGGTGGAAAGGGGATTCTGCCTTTGCTGTTTGGGATCCTAGTCTGAATAGATCTTTCACTATTTTAAGGTTGGTATTGGGCAGGAATTCATGCCATACGCCCCAGTGGAACCTTTGAGCCTGAGCTGAGATGGCTTCACTGCGAGATTCCCATGAACTGTGTGGCTTTGAAGTAGAGGTGGGAACAGAGCTCTCTGAGATGGCTGTACTCAGCCTGAGTGCAGTGCATCCAGTCTCACCTGTGGGGTGGTCAGAAGTGTTTGTAACCCCGTAGGCCCCTGTTACTGCCCAGAGTGTTTGCCAGTCATAAAACACGCCTGAGCTTCAGTAGGAGATAAATATAGGCTTAGTTACCAGATGTGAGCCTTAATCTCTGCCTGGAGTATGTTACTGGTCTCAGCTGGTCAGCAACAAGGTGGGATATGGCAAACTCTTTCATCAGGATCCTTACAGAAGCCCTCCAGCAGAACTAGAAGGGCCTGCACAAATGGGAGCAGTAACCCAGAGAGGgtctggcagcagggagggctctTTGCCCTGTAATCCCATGTGCAGCAGGCAATCTGATGCTTTTGCCATTGGCTGTGCCTTCTCAGAGCTGTGGTGTGTGccaggtgagacctcaccaCACACCTGCCTGCAAGGCACTCTGAAATGAGTATTGAATGCTGCGTTTGGGATCTGCgtggaggcaggcagcagcagctcttgccAGTTCTGTGCATGTCTCCATGGGTTTGTATGGCAGCTCTGTGGCTTTGCTCACTCCACACACTCACTGTGCCCACTTGCAGGTGTTTGATGAACTGGACAAGATCGGCCAGTCGCTGGTGGAAGAAGCCCAGGATGGAGGTGTTCCAGTTCACGACGGGAAAGGAGACGTACGCAAATGCCCTTACTATGCAGACAAGCTGGGTAGGCTTGGGGTGATGCGAGGACTGCCACGTGAATGTGGCAGAGGCCTTGCAGCACTGACAATGCTTTCTTTATTCtagcaggcagtgcagcagctggctgtCCCTATCACACTGCTGTGGCCTTGGCAAAGCAGCCCATCGTGCAGCTGATCCTGGCGGCTTGTGTTGCTGTGGCAGCAGGAGTTGCAGCGTGGTATGTGATGTGATGCCAAGCCTGGCTCCTGGCCCTATGTGGTGGTGAGGGAAGAGACACCCTGCCCTTGTTCCAACTCCTCCCTTGCTGCTGGTGGAGTGACTGCGGGGAAATAAAGCAGGGAGAGGTTAAAAATCCAGGGGGACTATCCAAGACTTCTTGCACACCAATAATGCAAGCACTGTAATGCAATGTCTTTAGCTAACTAGTGTACGGAACTGATCTGGTAAGAGGATGTGAAGATTCCAGTTCAACACTGCTCTATGCTGGCTGGAGCAGCTTTTAAAGCTAGAGATGTCTTGTCCTGCAGTGGCAAAGCCTTCACGTGCTTGGCTTTTCTTTGGCTGGAGCAGTCTGTGGAGGGAATttcctgccctgggctgcaaCCCAAGAATGTGTCGTCGGTCTTCTCAGAGAAGAGTACTCAAGTTTCCTACCCTGAGAAACAAACATTTGTCATACTCTGACTATGCTGTGGGTCCGTTAGCTCAAAGGAGTGACCCAGGGACCAAGCATAACTCGTGTTGGATGGAGCTTACTGGGTGAGGGGACAGGACCAAATGTGTGGGTTGCTGGTATGAAGGTGTCAAATGTACATTGTGCAACATCGATTTATATTTGCTGAAGCCTTGATTGGAATaaaaagctgctgtgctgtagcTGAGGAAAGCCAGAGGGCCCTCTGTAGGAGAGTGTAGTTCCATGTGGGGGATATGGAAGGCTGGGGAGGAGatctgtgggcagcagcagggtggatGAAGACTTACCTGCTTAGTTTTTTGACTCATGCACATCTAgaggtcacagaatcacccgggttggaagggacctcaaggatcatgtagttccaacccccctgcctagcagggccaccaaacatacacattcagatcaggttgcccaggaccccgtccaacctggccttaaacacgtccaaggacggggcatccacaacctccctgggcagcccgttccagggcctaaccactctcctagtaaagaaagAGGTCCTCCTGTCCTTACAGGCCACCCTATCACTGCTGCCTCTTGAGTTCTTCCTAGCTCCTGTGAGGAGGTGATTTGGCAGTGCAGGAACCCCTCTGCCTTCTTCCAGTGCTGTCATTGGTGAGCAGTTGGACTGGAGAAGGGATACCTGAGTGGTGGAGCTGGGGAAACCTGGAGTGCAGCCCAGGGCTGCGCAAATGGAGGTTCCTTACCTGGGCCAGGCCCAATGCTGCCCTTAACATCCTGAGCTGGGGTAGGaaactgctgctcttcttccagTGATTAATGCTGCCCCGATTATCCCACTCATACAACCCTCACTTAGCAAACTTGGGGTAGATCTGTGTATTTGCTTGCAGGGGGATAAGGAAAAGACGTACACTGAGCTCAGGGTCTTATGTTTATTTACGTACAAATACTGGGACGAGTGTCACAGTTCCACCTctgagcaaacagcagctgcctgtgcaGGCCAGGCTGTTTGCAGACATGCTCCCCGAGAAGCCCCTCTGCTCAGTTCTGGGGGCTGCACACCTCTGCTGCCCTGACTGCAGGAGGTGAGAGCAGGGGGAACCAGCATGAGGTGTGCCCACAGAAATTGAGACTGGCTCTCAGGTCCTCCGGCCCTTGTctgtcacagtgctgctggcagcttgtGTTGCTGCTTGCCCCCATCTTTCTGCCCCGTGTAAAGTGAGCTAAAAGTAAACCCCTACACCCACATGCAACAAGGAACCCCACAGGATGCGCCTGTGGTGACAGCAgggtgggtgctgctgtggtgcCCACAGACCCTGCTGGGCTTAGGGTggggtgcagctctgcagcaagtGGGTAGGGATCTGCTCCAGAGCTGGGAGCCAGCTGCAGTCAGGTAACAAAGTCCCCTATTCTACAGCGCCGGGGCAGGTAGCAACATGCTGGATGCACTTCTGCTAATAGCTTACCAGGTGGGTGAGAAACAGCCAGGGGCTTTCCTCCCCTGAAacacctgcagcagggctgggaggaggtgcatgcagctggagcagcagcggACACCAGGCACTGGGGCTTCCCTACCAGGATGGATGGGCTGGTTgagggtgctgtgctgcagccctttcCCTGGCTGTGCCTTGAAGGCGGCTCCATTTGCCTCTACCTGGGACACGTTGCCTATAGGTTCTACTGACCTGGCTGGAGAGAGCCCTGAGCCAGGTGGAACCTGGCACTGACTGCTTTGTCTCCTCAATGCCAAACCTCCACCAGGCCACT
This window of the Lagopus muta isolate bLagMut1 chromosome 15, bLagMut1 primary, whole genome shotgun sequence genome carries:
- the HMOX2 gene encoding heme oxygenase 2 isoform X1, whose amino-acid sequence is MVSIGASSHIWCAGLLDCGSGWQKWCLLGLGVRPSPRWSLKSSVSDLQNRPAMPSVMENSEGGDEGESLRYEEMEDDNVSPTDLSELLKEGTKESHDRAENTQFVKDFLKGRIKKELFKLATTALYFTYSALEEEMDRNKDNPVFAPLYFPLELHRKEALIKDMKYFYGEDWKEKIQCSDATQQYVDRIHHVGQHEPELLVAHAYTRYMGDLSGGQVLKKVAQRALKLPITEEGIQFYTFENISNAQKFKQLYRARLNALDLDKNCKERIVEEANRAFRFNMEVFDELDKIGQSLVEEAQDGGVPVHDGKGDVRKCPYYADKLAGSAAAGCPYHTAVALAKQPIVQLILAACVAVAAGVAAWYVM
- the HMOX2 gene encoding heme oxygenase 2 isoform X2 — its product is MVSIGASSHIWCAGLLDCGSGWQKWCLLGLGVRPSPRWSLKSSVSDLQNRPAMPSVMENSEGGDEGESLRYEEMEDDNVSPTDLSELLKEGTKESHDRAENTQFVKDFLKGRIKKELFKLATTALYFTYSALEEEMDRNKDNPVFAPLYFPLELHRKEALIKDMKYFYGEDWKEKIQCSDATQQYVDRIHHVGQHEPELLVAHAYTRYMGDLSGGQVLKKVAQRALKLPITEEGIQFYTFENISNAQKFKQLYRARLNALDLDKNCKERIVEEANRAFRFNMEVFDELDKIGQSLVEEAQDGGVPVHDGKGDVRKCPYYADKLGSAAAGCPYHTAVALAKQPIVQLILAACVAVAAGVAAWYVM
- the HMOX2 gene encoding heme oxygenase 2 isoform X3, translating into MPSVMENSEGGDEGESLRYEEMEDDNVSPTDLSELLKEGTKESHDRAENTQFVKDFLKGRIKKELFKLATTALYFTYSALEEEMDRNKDNPVFAPLYFPLELHRKEALIKDMKYFYGEDWKEKIQCSDATQQYVDRIHHVGQHEPELLVAHAYTRYMGDLSGGQVLKKVAQRALKLPITEEGIQFYTFENISNAQKFKQLYRARLNALDLDKNCKERIVEEANRAFRFNMEVFDELDKIGQSLVEEAQDGGVPVHDGKGDVRKCPYYADKLAGSAAAGCPYHTAVALAKQPIVQLILAACVAVAAGVAAWYVM